DNA sequence from the Phyllopteryx taeniolatus isolate TA_2022b chromosome 14, UOR_Ptae_1.2, whole genome shotgun sequence genome:
ggtggctggggcatctgattcggatgcctcccggatgcctccctggtgaggtgttccgggcatgtcccaccgggaggagaccccgtggacgacccaggacacgctggagagactacatccttgggctggcctgggagcgcctcgggatccccccggaagagctggatgaagtggttggggagagggaagtctgggcgtccctgctgaagctactgcccccgcgacccgacccggataagcggtagagaatggatggatggatggatggaatttgggCACACACTATGTTCGTAGTcacaaattaatattttgtggccacaaaataaGCATTTGATCGGTCAATTTATATATAAGACTGAGTGAACCTCATGCATTGATTCTTCTTAATAGATATAGCACCGGACTCATCCCCACCAAACAGAATTTGTCCCTCACAGAGAAAGTCACAGCTTCGTCATTCTGCAGGTAAAaaacatactgtgtgtgtgtgtccattctAATTATTTGGTGTAATGTAAAACAGCACAAATTACACTCAATGTCCTGTTTTCCTGTTAGTTTGTAGAAATTTGCTTTTTACTTTGGTAAAcagtgatcaacatttttgcctattttctaacgtgcattttctgcactttcaatttgaaataatgtccttttGAATAAACGGATGGaacttaaaaattttttttatccgattaatcggggggggaaatcatcaaccgattaatcgattattaaaatagtcATGAGTTGCAAGACATAAAAAATTGAAAGTGTACTTAAATGCTTCGATTAAAGTGTTGCAGATAAGTCACATTACAAAGTGtactaaaatgtttaaaaccaAATAGTtcttaaataataaatgcaaatgtcttgtactgaagttaaatacaactgaactgtaaatGTACTTTAATCTGTAGGTGCCTTCATTATCTTGGGATTGATATTTTCCTTCATTCTAATTCTGATtgtattgcatgttttaaatgtacatttgaatTCAGTAATTCTTTCACATTAGCTTTTTACTATTCTTTGTTCCCACTGTCCTTCAAATGACTGTTGTCACTCCCGCAGGAGGAGACTTCCCTGCATCATGCTGACCCTTCGAATGGCCCAGAACCTGAAAACGGCGATCACCTTCATTGAGCAAGGACGTATCCTTCACCACTGCTCTACTTAACTTCTGTCTGCCCATTTTCTCTGTAGTTTTGATTGTGTCTCAGGTGAAAACATGTTCGAGTGGTCCTTGACTTGCTCTCAGATGTGCGCGTGGGCCCGGAGGTTATCACAGATCCAGCATTTCTCGTCACAAGGTCTGGAAAGTTATCTTCACTGAAATACTTTGAAACAAGATGCGGTAGACttcaaaatatagaaaaatcttttttatattttcagaaatatgGAAGATTTTGTTACCTGGGTGGATTCCTCAAAGATCAAACAGCATGTCATGAATTATAATGACGAGGTGAGCATTGTTGGAAGATTTTCTGAATTGAAAATcactatttcatatttaaaatagaCAGCCTTTTCATGGAATGTAACAGGCCACTGCTTCTTTTGCAGAGAGACGATTTCGACATGTTGGCGTgaatctttctttttgttttgttttgttttttgccatgTTCACTCTGTACATCgtgagggtaaaaaaaaaaaaagcagaaaatgaCCCCACAGTGCAAATTAGAAAGAAAATTCTCACCACTCTCAAAAACATCTTTAGTCTCCATCCCTCATTTCAAAATTGCTATGTGGTTCCTTACATAGTAGAAAATTGCACATCTGGTATGTCATCTAGTTATTTTGgatgtaataaaatataatttggtCATGTGCAACAAACTGAGCAAACCTTCTGCGCAAACCTTCTGAGATgctcttgttttgtttgaacCAGGGGAGAAGTCTTAGGAATATTCTATACACTCATGAGCCACATTATGAGGTACAGTGATGTCTTAAACACCTTTGTAAAAGTAGAATTTGGGGctattggatgtcattagattgtgcaggtatgCAGAGTGTCTGAGAATGTTTTATATGGAatatatatgggtcattttcatatttgtttagcaataacggtaaagacttgccccactgaatttccttttgaaaatacattttactgatAGGTgtttttgaattattggcagtggttatcattcaaatggtaataataaaaaaaagaaaacaatattctaAAGCAATATCTTTCAAACtattaatgccaaaatgtccaTATCGGTATGTGtcccaaatgaagtttcatgatttgattgatttgtgATTATGATTTTTGAAGATGGTTGTTCTCcctattgcttaatattcatccatccattaaaactaacacaaatgcatcttagtgtcttcacagtttgtgtttcccccccccctcccccctccctttTGCAAAACGGtcctttgtcactcaagcagtCTTGACACTTAATGCCACTGGAAGGATCCATGTTTTGTTGCAATGCACCAGAGGGATATTTGAGCTGAAGTGCCAAGattaggcagccattttgcattcacacaaatagcagacagcaaaataaatcatgttatTTCAGCtatgaatatgtatatatttgtgaaaGTCTCAGAACTACagcatgtctttactgttatgatTATAGAAAGACAAAAGTGTGTAATGGACCACATGCACGGCAACACTTGAAGCATTTCCGGTGGATGGATTAGGTGACGTATGAGTTTCCGgtctctttttatttcatgCTACTGGGATGCCATCTTCTGGAAAAATAACCTCATTGTTTCAATGCGCGATAACGTGGTGTGTAATAATAAGTATATTCAGTGCTTGTATTTTCAAGGCCTAAATAATCAAAAggttttcagtgtttttttatttgaactgaATTGTGCAACAAATGATTTTTATGAAGCAGTTTGTCTTTTCCAttataaaaagtgtatttcaattggccaccaccatttgcactGTCACTAAAGAGTAAGactgcctttactatgaatgcctaaaatttgaaatcagtaactttttgaaaataggagttTCGGGGTGACATTCAGCATGGGTGACAC
Encoded proteins:
- the imp3 gene encoding U3 small nucleolar ribonucleoprotein protein IMP3 isoform X1: MVRKLKYHEQKLLKKVDFINWEVDNNIHEVKVLRRYRIEKREDYTKYNKLSRNIRDLAQKIRDLDEKDGFRAQSTHHLLEKLYSTGLIPTKQNLSLTEKVTASSFCRRRLPCIMLTLRMAQNLKTAITFIEQGHVRVGPEVITDPAFLVTRNMEDFVTWVDSSKIKQHVMNYNDERDDFDMLA